The sequence TCAACTGAGAATAATAAGAACAATGTTATCTCCTCATGTGAGATCTTTCAAATATGGTTGTTAAATTTATGAGACAGAAAGCATTGACGTTTATGAAAAGACATGCAAGAATGAGAAGCCGAGACTAATTAATCAAAACTGAGGGAAAGGATTACTACCAAGGTAGTCAAAATCGCGCTTATGCTCGTAAAATCGCTCGATCTTACGATCTTACCTAAGATTTCGAGTAGAATAGTGGTAAACTCGTTGCCACATCAAGATCGACGCAGATCGCGCTTAAACTCGTTAAAATCGTTAAAATCGCGATTTTATACACGATTTTAACGATCTTGAGAACTGTCCTTATAAGCCTATGTGTTAGACTGGGCCTTATTTTTTGGgccaatttttattattctgagTTCTTATATTATTCTGGCCCAATTCAACCTTAGCCCAAGTTCTTATGTTATTATGGCCCAATTCAACCTTAGCCCAAGTTCTTATACAGCCAAGCCAACTCCTTATTACAGTTCGTGAAATTTCTAACCTAGAATACTTCATCGACTGAGAACTGAGAAGACGCCGACAAGTGGTCCTGGAGATGATGCAATAGTGATCTGATACTGAAGTTTCTCTTGACTCTGTGACTATTCTACACCTCGACCATTCTGGTATGCAGTTCTTTGATTTTCAAGCTAATTTCAATAATGTGGCAAGAAAGTTAGTAAATTTAGTAATTTTTCCATACCATATGCATTGTAATTTTTCAaatactaattattttattttttggttgtaGTTATACGCCTATTTGGAAGATTATTGATGAGAGGTGGACTAAGCAACTTCATAGGCCATTACATGCTGCAGCCCACTATCTAAACCCCCGAATTCATTATCGTCCAAGCTTCAATCCTAATGATAAGGAGGTTAAAAATGGGTTGTTTGATAGCTTGGATACGTTGGTGAAGGAACGAAATGAAAGAAATACAATAATCTCACAGCTTGATATATTCCATCATGGTCAATGTATGTTTTCTAGGATTGATGCTAGGGATTTATTAGAGAAAAAGCATCCTGCTGATTGGTGGAACACTTATGGAGATGATGTTCCCGAACTTCAAAGATTTGCTATTCGAGTGCTTAGTTTAACTTGTAGCTCTTCTGGATGCGAGCGTAACTGGAGTGCATTTGAGATGGTAAGATTCgagtttattttttaagtttgtttgttaaatgttAGGAACTTCAATACTTCTCAATTAACTCATTGTGTGGTTTTAGGTTCATACCAAGAAAAGGAATCGTCTTCaccaaaagaagatgaatgacTTGGTGTTTGTGATGTACAATTCCAAattgaagaataagaaatttaGAAGTATGGAGTTGCCAACCTTTGAAGATATTGGTTCAGATAATGAATGGATCACGGAGGGAGGTGTGGATGTTCCTTCTCCTAATGAGGATGTCAATGCTCAAATTGTTGAACCGGTTGGAAATGATGGGATTCATGATATGACaattgaacttgatagcaacccaattgaggatgaagatatagaagaaaatgtgaatatggaggagggagagggagatgaaTATAATGGGAGTGATGGTGGTGGGAGTGGTGAAGATGATGATCTTGATGATTTGTGTTAATTTATTAGTTTGTATGTTTGTTGTTGGAACATGAGATTGAATTTATGTAGCATGTGTTTAATTTTTAGTATGTTTGATTGTTAGAACTTTGAACATGTATGGCATTATCTAATTATTATTGCATTATGTTATTCTTGTTACATGTCTTAGGATTGCAAAATATGCTTATTTTTACATTgtatgtaaaatcttacgattttacgattccGATTTTACACCCCTTCTCCGATTCCGATCCGATCTTACGTTTTCACTACCTTGATTACTACAGTTACGACCATATATAGGACTAACATATATGGATGATCTGATCTTAGCATTTCAAGAAAAGATGGAGAGCTTGTTTAATTATGAAGGAAGGCAATGCAGTTTTGTCCCTCAAGAACAGAATTGGCAACAAGAAAAGCAAGATAACCATTTACGCTGAGAAGCATTCCCGctcggttttggttttggagatTTATTAGCGTCCTCAGGCTTTGGGGTTTGTGGTTGTAACTCTTGATTTGGCTCTGAGGATACTTTAGGAGACTGTGACTGTTGCTTTCGCTTTTCACTTCTGACTTTCAATGAACCACTTTTATTTGCATCGCCTGTCACTCTTCAGATAAACAAAATATGGTAACAAAATATGGATGTGAGCATTGCAAACGAGATAGCTTACATTGGAAATGCGAAAGAGCGAACACTAGCTCCACCACTGCAATCTGAGTTACGAGAAATGCTTGAAGAGCGAGTTGTCGGTTCTTTGGCTTGTGATGGCTTTTCCTTACTAGGAGCATTAGCATCATTTTCTCTTATAACCTCCATCATTGTTGCAGCAGCTGTTGTTTCAGTTACGCCAAAACGTGCTTCAAGATCAGCATTCCTTCTCTCAACCtcggttgattttcttattggaGGTTGATCACTTGAACAATCGATCAGTTCAGTCGATTTGCTGGTACTTGGAGGCTGATTGCTTGAAAGATCAATTAATTCAGTTGATTTTCCAGTTACTGGAGTTGGAGGCTGATTGCTTGAGAAATCCATCATCTGTCCGTACATAATGGTAGGATCGCCCGCCAATCCTAGCTCTCCTGATTTACCCATCCATAATAATTGGTCTCGAGTGAAACTCATGTTTCCCATGTGAAGACTGAACAATGATTCATTGGAAGTAACACTCCACTCCATAGGAGCATTAGTATTGGTTCTAGCAAATACAGAAGGTGGGATCCTGTATGCGGAAGGCGTAGCATTAGCAACATCATCACTGACTTGCTGCAGCATCTGCGTTGGCAGGGATTGCGTTGATGAGCCATTGTTTGGGTTCATAGGATCAGGATGATCTGAGGGTGGCATTGAGCTGATTggaatatcatcttcactaAAATCTGAAGCTAACTGACTATGTTTTCCATGGTTTGACCTCTCCGCTGTTCTCGGGGCAGATTTATCAGCTTTATTTGCATCCAATTCGAAAGGGTCTCCAGATGACGAACACGATGCAGATGAAGAGGAGCTTAATCTTTTGCCTGGAGCTGTATGATCACCACCTTCACCAAGAGTCGTGGAAGGAAGTGCGATCAAATCACTACGAGTGTCCATAGCTTACGATACGTTGTTTCATTCAAGCCCCAAAGTTTCCAAATCATCTAATATTAAGGAATTGAGGctgcaaaacaagaaaaacattcaaattcaatttattttttttaatctaaaagTAATGCTTATGTCCTGCAAAGTAGTCCAGTTTTGGTCTACAACACATTGATATGGGATCGACTAGAAGAAATCTTTACCCATGTATATGATCAAAAGGGCTCAAGTACTGTAAGGTTCCTATACCAGTGACTAGGTCCGGAAAAGACAGATGTACGCGGCCTTATCGTTGTACAACAGAGATTCTACTTCTGTAATTTCAATCTATAACACCAAATTTGCAATGAAAAAACTTTACTAGTAATAGCAGCTATCATTCATGTAACTAAATCAAAGATAAAGAAACTTCAGGACTGTAGCATTCTTGGGACTCTAAATAATACTCCATCGGAGTCTGATGAGAGTTCTTTAATCAGTTTAGGGTTCTAATTTTCTGGCATTCAATTTATCTCAGAATCCCATCTATGAATCAATTTCACATAGATTCCCATCACAAATGGCAGCATTTGCCTATATTTACATCAACAGCAGAGAATTAATCAGCGATCCCTTTAAATTTGAACAAAATCTGATACacccaccaattgaatgctaaAGAATTCCAGGAGCTTTGGATGCTTTTTCAAGAAACTACAAAAATGGACAAGAGAGCGAATTTTAACAAGCAttagattgaaatgaagaaaacaaCTTACCTGGAAAATAAAATGCAACAGCAAACCCAAAAGATTGAAAACTTTTGCCCCCATTTGCGAAGTGGATGAGGAAAAACGGAAGATCGAAAACCC is a genomic window of Tripterygium wilfordii isolate XIE 37 chromosome 16, ASM1340144v1, whole genome shotgun sequence containing:
- the LOC119980799 gene encoding uncharacterized protein LOC119980799 — encoded protein: MDTRSDLIALPSTTLGEGGDHTAPGKRLSSSSSASCSSSGDPFELDANKADKSAPRTAERSNHGKHSQLASDFSEDDIPISSMPPSDHPDPMNPNNGSSTQSLPTQMLQQVSDDVANATPSAYRIPPSVFARTNTNAPMEWSVTSNESLFSLHMGNMSFTRDQLLWMGKSGELGLAGDPTIMYGQMMDFSSNQPPTPVTGKSTELIDLSSNQPPSTSKSTELIDCSSDQPPIRKSTEVERRNADLEARFGVTETTAAATMMEVIRENDANAPSKEKPSQAKEPTTRSSSISRNSDCSGGASVRSFAFPIVTGDANKSGSLKVRSEKRKQQSQSPKVSSEPNQELQPQTPKPEDANKSPKPKPSGNASQRKWLSCFSCCQFCS
- the LOC119980801 gene encoding uncharacterized protein LOC119980801, which produces MFSRIDARDLLEKKHPADWWNTYGDDVPELQRFAIRVLSLTCSSSGCERNWSAFEMVHTKKRNRLHQKKMNDLVFVMYNSKLKNKKFRSMELPTFEDIGSDNEWITEGGVDVPSPNEDVNAQIVEPVGNDGIHDMTIELDSNPIEDEDIEENVNMEEGEGDEYNGSDGGGSGEDDDLDDLC